One Herbaspirillum rubrisubalbicans genomic window carries:
- a CDS encoding HAMP domain-containing methyl-accepting chemotaxis protein produces the protein MQRKLTVTARLALLVAVMCASVLLLAWRDMLGMASSNDKLRYVYEDRTMALVHIARVRDALYTNRDVMGRALMLANVPTAPGPDGASAHEQIQQWLGRLKGLDASFEQAWQAYRATRLSPEEQAQAERFEQSWKTYLQERNQVIELIATTQLLQANQSWTQLTPRLASLATELGRLGQLQESLTHESYNAALEEYATLRRHNLQIAGLALAVGFVIALWIICSLRRQLGGEPDYAAHIVRQIAEGNLGVSVRLRRRDRGSLLYAMHTMRERLTEIMHAVTLSTQALEHSSRQLNATAHDLAEASSEQAAAVEEVHSAITNMSRAIQQTGEHARRTDQIAVAAAADADKSGAAVQTTVAAMRGIARQVGVIDDIAYQTNLLALNAAIEAARAGEHGRGFSVVAAEIRKLAERSQGSAHEISVIAQQSVEMAEQTSQRLVDGTLQGIRQASQQINQITLSSRMQEEGVQEIGSAVAQLNDTTQRNAAASEELATTAEVVAERAHELSAQLAYFRLQDDLPRAKAQPV, from the coding sequence GTGCAACGAAAACTGACGGTTACCGCTCGCCTGGCGCTCCTGGTAGCGGTAATGTGCGCCAGCGTGCTTTTGCTGGCCTGGCGCGACATGCTGGGCATGGCTTCCAGCAACGACAAGCTGCGCTATGTCTATGAAGACCGGACCATGGCCCTGGTCCACATCGCCCGGGTGCGCGATGCGCTCTACACCAACCGCGACGTCATGGGGCGCGCCCTGATGCTGGCCAACGTACCGACCGCGCCCGGTCCCGATGGGGCCAGCGCCCATGAACAGATCCAGCAGTGGCTGGGCCGCCTCAAAGGCCTGGACGCTAGTTTCGAACAAGCCTGGCAAGCCTACCGCGCCACCCGCCTGAGCCCGGAGGAGCAAGCCCAAGCCGAACGCTTCGAACAAAGCTGGAAAACCTACCTGCAAGAGCGCAACCAGGTCATCGAACTGATTGCCACCACCCAGTTATTGCAAGCCAACCAGAGCTGGACCCAGTTGACCCCACGCCTGGCCTCATTGGCCACCGAACTGGGCAGGCTGGGGCAGTTGCAGGAAAGCCTGACCCATGAATCCTACAACGCCGCCCTGGAGGAATACGCCACCCTGCGCCGCCACAACCTACAGATCGCCGGCCTGGCACTGGCCGTGGGCTTTGTCATCGCTCTGTGGATCATCTGCAGCCTGCGCCGCCAGCTCGGTGGCGAACCCGACTACGCGGCCCACATTGTGCGCCAGATCGCCGAGGGCAACCTTGGGGTGAGCGTGCGACTGCGCCGCCGTGACCGTGGCAGCCTGCTCTATGCCATGCACACCATGCGCGAACGGCTCACCGAGATCATGCACGCCGTAACGCTGTCGACCCAGGCGCTGGAGCACTCCTCACGCCAGCTCAACGCCACCGCGCACGACTTGGCAGAGGCCTCCAGTGAACAGGCGGCAGCGGTGGAGGAAGTCCACAGCGCCATCACCAACATGAGCCGGGCCATCCAGCAGACCGGCGAACACGCCCGCCGCACCGACCAGATCGCGGTGGCAGCAGCGGCCGATGCCGACAAGAGTGGCGCGGCGGTGCAGACCACGGTGGCGGCCATGCGCGGCATCGCGCGCCAGGTCGGGGTGATTGACGACATCGCCTACCAGACCAACCTGCTGGCCTTGAACGCGGCCATCGAAGCGGCCCGGGCGGGGGAACATGGGCGCGGCTTTTCGGTGGTGGCCGCCGAAATCCGCAAGCTGGCCGAGCGCAGCCAGGGCAGCGCCCACGAGATCAGCGTGATTGCCCAGCAAAGCGTGGAGATGGCCGAGCAAACCAGCCAGCGACTGGTCGATGGCACCCTGCAGGGAATACGCCAGGCCTCGCAGCAGATCAACCAGATCACGCTGTCCTCGCGGATGCAGGAAGAAGGGGTACAGGAAATCGGTTCGGCCGTGGCCCAGCTCAATGACACCACCCAGCGCAACGCCGCCGCCTCCGAGGAACTGGCCACGACCGCCGAAGTGGTGGCCGAACGTGCGCATGAATTGAGCGCCCAACTGGCTTACTTCAGGCTGCAAGACGACCTGCCACGCGCCAAGGCGCAGCCGGTCTGA
- a CDS encoding LysR family transcriptional regulator, protein MRSFDPVQLGSIELFCKAAELGSFTAAAEALGVTPASVSRSISRLETRLGVRLFARTTRQIRLTREGQLYHEQCRQALEQIAEAERFLTGQQKVPSGLLRISVGTPYAHYRLLPLLPRFQARYPQIEVEVSIANRVIDFVEEGYDLAIRLGIPQDSRLIAHPLEDATLGVFAAPAYLQRRGTPHSVAELEQHDCIQFILPSTGRAMPWIFKDAQGRDVDFHFKSRQRIHDDVLGCVNWAIAGGGLFQIYHFIAQAAVQRGELVEVLQAAGHRTRRFSILYPHNRHLSARVRAFVDFLIEAVRT, encoded by the coding sequence ATGCGCAGCTTCGACCCCGTCCAGCTAGGCAGTATCGAACTCTTCTGCAAGGCTGCCGAACTGGGCAGCTTCACCGCTGCCGCCGAAGCGCTGGGGGTCACGCCCGCCTCGGTAAGCCGCTCCATCAGCCGCCTGGAAACGCGCCTGGGGGTGCGCTTGTTTGCCCGCACCACGCGCCAGATACGGCTCACCCGCGAAGGCCAGCTCTACCACGAGCAATGCCGCCAGGCGCTGGAACAGATCGCCGAAGCCGAGCGCTTCCTGACCGGCCAGCAAAAAGTCCCCAGCGGCCTGTTGCGCATCAGCGTGGGCACACCCTATGCGCACTACCGACTGTTGCCCCTGCTGCCACGCTTCCAGGCCCGCTATCCGCAGATCGAGGTGGAAGTCAGCATTGCCAACCGCGTTATCGATTTCGTCGAGGAAGGCTATGACCTGGCCATCCGCCTGGGCATCCCACAGGATTCGCGGCTCATCGCCCACCCGCTGGAAGACGCCACGCTGGGCGTCTTTGCCGCCCCGGCCTACCTGCAGCGGCGCGGCACGCCGCACAGCGTGGCCGAGCTGGAACAGCACGACTGCATCCAGTTCATCCTGCCCAGCACCGGGCGTGCCATGCCGTGGATCTTCAAGGATGCCCAGGGACGCGACGTGGACTTCCATTTCAAGAGCCGTCAGCGCATCCACGACGACGTGCTAGGCTGCGTCAACTGGGCCATTGCCGGCGGCGGACTGTTCCAGATTTATCACTTCATCGCCCAGGCCGCCGTACAGCGCGGCGAACTGGTGGAAGTACTGCAGGCGGCCGGCCATCGTACCCGGCGTTTTTCCATCCTCTATCCGCACAACCGGCATCTCTCGGCGCGGGTGCGGGCGTTTGTCGATTTCCTGATCGAGGCGGTGCGGACCTGA
- a CDS encoding ABC transporter permease subunit, translating to MVERHPLMTALAYCVLALGLLLALGPLYLILCSASVSSQQWLTQGMPFTPGTALLHNLHEVAQRIDLGRYLFNSLLVASLVVAGKLLLSSVTAFAVTYFQPRCRGLILALLFSALLLPLEVRIVPTYAAASDLFEPLRALLEATGIDGVLHDLLGLHIVPSISLINTYAGLSLPLVASATGTFLFLQFYRTIPPELVEAARIDGTGPWRFFVDILLPLSKTNFAALGAIVFISTWKDYMWPLVITSHDQMRTITLAMASFIPIEAGQMPEWNLLMAAALVAIVIPALFVVATQRWFVKGIIGTEKN from the coding sequence ATGGTCGAACGGCATCCCCTCATGACCGCCCTGGCCTACTGCGTACTGGCCCTGGGCCTTTTGCTGGCGCTGGGGCCGCTGTACCTGATCCTGTGCTCGGCTAGCGTCTCCAGCCAGCAGTGGCTGACCCAGGGAATGCCCTTCACGCCGGGCACCGCACTGCTGCACAATCTGCACGAGGTAGCGCAACGCATCGACCTGGGACGCTACCTGTTCAATAGCCTGCTGGTGGCCAGCCTGGTGGTGGCCGGCAAGCTGTTGCTATCCTCGGTGACCGCGTTTGCCGTCACCTATTTCCAGCCGCGCTGCCGCGGCCTGATCCTGGCCCTGCTCTTCAGCGCCCTGCTGCTGCCACTGGAGGTGCGCATCGTGCCCACCTATGCCGCCGCTTCCGACCTGTTCGAGCCGCTGCGCGCCCTGCTGGAGGCCACCGGCATCGATGGCGTGCTGCACGATCTGCTTGGCCTTCACATCGTGCCTTCGATCAGCCTCATCAACACCTATGCCGGCCTGTCGCTGCCGCTGGTGGCCTCGGCCACCGGCACCTTCCTGTTCCTGCAGTTCTACCGCACCATCCCGCCCGAACTGGTGGAGGCGGCGCGCATCGACGGCACCGGCCCGTGGCGCTTTTTCGTGGACATCCTGCTGCCGCTATCCAAGACCAATTTTGCCGCCCTGGGCGCCATCGTCTTCATCAGCACCTGGAAGGACTACATGTGGCCGCTGGTCATCACCAGTCACGACCAGATGCGCACCATCACTCTGGCCATGGCCAGCTTCATCCCCATCGAAGCCGGCCAGATGCCGGAATGGAACCTGCTGATGGCCGCCGCCCTGGTCGCCATCGTCATCCCGGCGCTGTTCGTGGTGGCCACCCAGCGCTGGTTCGTCAAGGGCATCATCGGCACCGAAAAAAACTAA
- a CDS encoding dicarboxylate/amino acid:cation symporter, giving the protein MSAQKPPLYKSLYFQVLCAIVIGILLGHFYPSTGEAMKPLGEGFVKLIKMIIAPVIFCTVVIGIAGMEDMKKVGKTGGLALLYFEVVSTVALIIGLLLVNFLQPGVGMNVDPSTLDTKSIASYTAPGKMGSVTDFIMGIIPTSMFDAFAKGDVLQVLLVAVLFGFALHKFGGRGTLVFDFIEKISHVLFSVVGAIMKVAPIGAFGAMSFTIGKYGVGSLFSLAKLMGTFYLTCLLFIFVVLGIITRLHGFSIWKFVKYIKEELLIVLGTSSSESVLPRMLAKMENAGAKKTVVGLVIPTGYSFNLDGTAIYLTMAAVFIAQATNTPMTFVQELTLLGVLLLTSKGAAGITGSGFIVLAATLSAVGHVPVAGLALILGIDRFMSEARALTNTIGNGVATLVVAKWSGELDSERLTKVLNNETVEDAQAPEAVLDRTEAKMHH; this is encoded by the coding sequence ATGTCGGCGCAAAAACCGCCCCTTTACAAGTCACTGTATTTCCAGGTCCTGTGTGCCATCGTGATCGGCATCCTGCTGGGCCACTTCTATCCTTCCACGGGTGAAGCCATGAAGCCGCTGGGCGAAGGCTTCGTCAAGCTGATCAAGATGATCATCGCGCCGGTCATCTTCTGCACTGTCGTCATCGGTATCGCCGGCATGGAAGACATGAAGAAGGTCGGCAAGACCGGCGGCCTGGCCCTACTGTATTTCGAAGTGGTCAGCACCGTAGCTCTGATCATCGGCCTGTTGCTGGTGAACTTCCTGCAACCGGGCGTGGGCATGAACGTCGATCCCTCCACGCTGGATACCAAGAGCATCGCCTCCTACACCGCCCCGGGCAAGATGGGTTCGGTGACCGATTTCATCATGGGCATCATCCCCACCAGCATGTTCGACGCCTTTGCCAAGGGTGACGTGCTGCAGGTGCTGCTGGTGGCGGTGCTGTTCGGCTTCGCGCTGCACAAGTTCGGCGGCCGCGGCACGCTGGTGTTCGATTTCATCGAGAAGATTTCGCACGTGCTGTTCTCGGTGGTGGGCGCAATCATGAAGGTCGCCCCGATCGGCGCCTTCGGTGCGATGTCCTTCACCATCGGCAAATACGGCGTGGGTTCGCTGTTCTCGCTGGCCAAGTTGATGGGCACCTTCTACCTGACCTGTCTGCTGTTCATCTTCGTGGTGCTGGGCATCATCACCCGTCTGCACGGCTTCTCGATCTGGAAGTTCGTCAAGTACATCAAGGAAGAACTGTTGATCGTGCTGGGTACTTCCTCCTCGGAATCGGTGCTGCCGCGCATGTTGGCCAAGATGGAAAACGCCGGCGCCAAGAAGACCGTGGTGGGTCTGGTGATCCCGACCGGTTACTCCTTCAATCTGGACGGCACCGCCATCTACCTGACCATGGCGGCCGTGTTCATCGCCCAGGCCACCAACACCCCCATGACCTTCGTGCAGGAACTGACGCTCTTGGGCGTGCTGCTGTTGACTTCCAAGGGCGCGGCTGGCATCACCGGGTCCGGCTTCATCGTGCTGGCCGCCACGCTGTCGGCAGTGGGCCACGTACCGGTCGCCGGCCTGGCGCTGATTCTGGGGATCGACCGCTTCATGTCCGAAGCCCGTGCCCTGACCAATACCATCGGCAACGGCGTGGCCACGTTGGTGGTGGCCAAGTGGAGTGGCGAACTGGATAGCGAGCGCCTGACCAAGGTCTTGAACAACGAGACCGTGGAAGACGCGCAGGCACCGGAAGCCGTGCTGGATCGCACCGAAGCCAAGATGCATCACTAA
- a CDS encoding GNAT family N-acetyltransferase: MKITVDHWEALRAQAQPIRFEVFVDEQQVPAEIELDDMDPHCLHAVAYDDAGQPLATGRLLPDGHIGRMAVRKAGRGKGVGGAVLQALMQAARQRGDVEVILNAQVQAEGFYQAHGFAREGEQFMEAGIAHITMRARL, from the coding sequence ATGAAAATCACCGTAGATCACTGGGAAGCGCTGCGCGCCCAGGCCCAGCCGATTCGTTTCGAAGTCTTCGTCGATGAACAGCAGGTGCCGGCCGAGATCGAGCTGGATGACATGGACCCGCATTGCCTGCACGCGGTGGCCTATGACGATGCCGGCCAGCCCTTGGCCACCGGCCGCCTGCTACCGGACGGCCACATCGGTCGCATGGCCGTGCGCAAGGCCGGGCGTGGCAAGGGCGTGGGCGGCGCGGTGCTGCAGGCGCTGATGCAGGCGGCGCGCCAACGCGGCGATGTCGAAGTCATCCTCAATGCCCAGGTCCAGGCTGAAGGTTTCTACCAGGCCCACGGTTTTGCGCGTGAAGGCGAGCAGTTCATGGAGGCCGGCATCGCCCACATCACCATGCGCGCCCGTCTTTGA
- a CDS encoding Dabb family protein — translation MIKHIVMWKLKDHAEGADKATNLRKMKELLDSCANVVPGILKFEAVLAQPGLEATYDVVLYSEFASREALDAYQEHPDHVVIKPFIGAVREARQCMDYEI, via the coding sequence GTGATCAAGCATATCGTGATGTGGAAGCTCAAGGACCATGCAGAAGGCGCCGACAAGGCCACCAACCTGCGCAAGATGAAAGAATTGCTCGACAGTTGTGCCAATGTGGTGCCGGGCATCCTGAAGTTCGAAGCCGTGCTGGCGCAGCCCGGCCTGGAAGCCACCTACGATGTGGTGCTGTATTCGGAGTTCGCCTCGCGTGAGGCGCTGGACGCCTACCAGGAACATCCTGATCACGTGGTCATCAAGCCCTTCATCGGTGCCGTGCGCGAAGCGCGCCAGTGCATGGATTACGAGATCTGA
- a CDS encoding LacI family DNA-binding transcriptional regulator: MTRLTIKDVAKAAGVSFQTVSLVLNHPEKVAPKTRELVQSAIDALNFIPNVAARSLRNISTKTLACVMFNGSSYDERSERTQDTHYHNVVQTLTRAADRAGYTLLQRNLMREDEASLVYVRDLFLAGRIDGMIAMVNRAGNPVVAELHRLGYPCVVYGMADPVCHHVVQSDRQAGLAVVEHLYRTGCRKIALVTGPQKDHLPGKSREDGVPTSSEARYFGYLDGLEKCGLTPHPEWIVTGDWSLESGYRAAAQLCHQAERPDAIFLGNDRMALGALKALYDLGVKVPHEISVVGFDNMRYDDFSIPSLTSVDAPMLDMCEFAVRLLLEHIGQRGQRKTDGGEPATLVQKVFSTHLVIRDSTRPIM, from the coding sequence ATGACCCGCCTCACCATCAAGGACGTCGCCAAGGCTGCCGGCGTGAGTTTCCAGACGGTCTCGCTGGTGCTGAACCACCCCGAGAAAGTGGCCCCCAAGACGCGCGAGCTGGTGCAAAGCGCCATCGATGCGCTCAATTTCATTCCCAACGTGGCCGCGCGCTCGCTGCGCAACATCTCCACCAAGACCCTGGCTTGCGTGATGTTCAACGGTTCGTCCTACGACGAACGTTCCGAGCGCACCCAGGACACCCACTACCACAACGTGGTGCAAACCCTGACCCGCGCCGCCGACCGCGCCGGCTATACGCTGCTGCAACGTAACCTGATGCGCGAGGATGAAGCCTCGCTGGTCTACGTGCGCGACCTGTTCCTGGCCGGGCGCATCGACGGCATGATCGCCATGGTCAACCGGGCCGGTAATCCGGTGGTGGCCGAACTGCACCGGCTGGGTTATCCCTGCGTGGTCTATGGCATGGCCGATCCGGTCTGTCACCACGTGGTGCAATCGGATCGCCAGGCCGGCCTGGCGGTGGTGGAACACCTGTACCGCACCGGCTGCCGCAAGATCGCCCTGGTCACCGGCCCACAAAAGGACCACCTGCCCGGCAAGTCGCGCGAGGATGGCGTGCCCACCTCCAGCGAGGCACGCTATTTCGGTTATCTGGATGGACTGGAAAAATGCGGTCTGACGCCGCACCCGGAATGGATAGTCACCGGCGACTGGTCGCTGGAGAGTGGCTATCGCGCCGCCGCCCAGCTATGCCACCAGGCCGAACGGCCCGATGCCATCTTCCTGGGCAATGACCGCATGGCGCTGGGCGCGCTCAAGGCGCTCTACGACCTGGGCGTGAAAGTGCCGCACGAGATCAGCGTGGTCGGCTTCGACAACATGCGCTATGACGACTTCAGCATCCCCTCGCTCACCAGCGTGGATGCCCCCATGCTGGACATGTGCGAATTCGCCGTGCGGCTGCTGCTGGAACACATCGGGCAGCGCGGCCAGCGCAAAACGGACGGCGGTGAACCCGCGACCCTGGTGCAGAAAGTGTTCTCGACCCACCTGGTCATCCGCGACAGTACCCGCCCCATCATGTGA
- a CDS encoding PaaI family thioesterase: MSLPLSEVFPQGNPYLEALGVEVLAYGEDRAVMALRLKPEFMNSWQVAQGGISMTLLDVAMGLSARAGVPDAKSSATVEMSTSFLQPAGHAGETIIARGHTYHRSTTMCFCQAELFNGERLVAKAMGTFKLIRRLDISRKLDHE; this comes from the coding sequence ATGAGTCTGCCCTTGAGCGAGGTCTTCCCGCAAGGTAATCCCTACCTCGAAGCGCTGGGCGTGGAAGTGCTGGCCTACGGCGAGGACCGCGCCGTCATGGCGCTGCGCCTGAAGCCGGAATTCATGAACAGTTGGCAGGTGGCCCAGGGCGGCATCAGCATGACCCTGCTGGACGTGGCCATGGGCCTGTCGGCGCGGGCCGGGGTGCCGGATGCCAAATCCTCGGCTACCGTCGAGATGAGCACCAGCTTCCTGCAACCGGCCGGTCATGCCGGCGAGACCATCATCGCGCGCGGTCATACCTATCATCGCTCCACCACCATGTGCTTTTGCCAGGCCGAGCTGTTCAATGGCGAGCGCCTGGTGGCCAAGGCCATGGGCACCTTCAAGCTGATCCGGCGGCTGGATATCTCGCGCAAGCTCGATCATGAATGA
- a CDS encoding type 1 glutamine amidotransferase domain-containing protein, giving the protein MKTPNILMIVTSSSRMGDTDKPTGLWAEELAAPYYALVDAGASVVIASTAGGRAPIDPGSVKAQGQNDAIVERMLADAELQQRIAQTLPLGQVKVDAFDAVFFPGGHGTMWDLPTDANVKATVEAAFGAGKYIASVCHGAAGLVSAVRADGKPMVAGKRVNSFTDAEEREVGLAEVVPFLLESRLRELGGVFEGADNWQVFAVRDGQLITGQNPQSSERVAQVLLEALGMAA; this is encoded by the coding sequence ATGAAGACCCCCAATATCCTGATGATCGTCACCTCCAGCAGCCGCATGGGCGACACCGACAAGCCCACCGGCCTGTGGGCCGAGGAACTGGCGGCGCCTTATTACGCGCTGGTCGATGCCGGCGCCTCGGTGGTGATCGCTTCGACCGCCGGTGGCCGCGCGCCCATCGATCCGGGCAGCGTCAAGGCCCAGGGCCAGAACGATGCCATCGTCGAGCGTATGTTGGCCGATGCCGAGCTGCAGCAACGCATCGCCCAGACCTTGCCGCTGGGGCAGGTCAAGGTCGATGCGTTTGATGCCGTGTTCTTCCCCGGCGGCCACGGCACCATGTGGGACTTGCCCACCGATGCCAATGTGAAGGCGACCGTGGAGGCCGCGTTTGGCGCCGGCAAGTACATTGCTTCAGTCTGCCATGGCGCCGCTGGTCTGGTCTCGGCCGTGCGCGCCGATGGCAAGCCGATGGTGGCAGGCAAGCGTGTCAATTCCTTCACTGATGCCGAAGAGCGCGAAGTGGGACTGGCCGAGGTGGTGCCGTTCCTGCTGGAGAGTCGTCTGCGCGAGCTGGGCGGGGTCTTCGAAGGAGCCGATAACTGGCAGGTGTTCGCGGTGCGCGATGGTCAGTTGATCACCGGCCAGAACCCGCAATCCTCGGAGCGGGTGGCGCAGGTGCTGCTGGAGGCGCTGGGCATGGCGGCTTGA
- a CDS encoding extracellular solute-binding protein, giving the protein MKTLRIPCRPWHRSSLLVLALGLCLLLVMPRAPAANFEFWSSHAGATAAAVRQLCAGFNAAQHQHHVRCVIPGTYEQTMQKTIAAYRAGQQPALVEIYDVGTLDMMLSGAIVPVHQLMAEHGQVVDWQDYLPAIRSYYTDAQGQFDSLPFNVSTAVLYLNTDRLRRAGISTLPATWGELEQAARQLRAAGQACPLVSDFNPWIMLEQVSTIEGAPIADQDNGHLGLSRHYLFDQGLHLRFMQEVLRWYRQHLLVQGAATRAGGHTLAFTTGECAMLLDSSSAWDAVAKSGLKNVAVRPLPIHADSTRHNSVPGGASLWVMKGFSREVYAAVAAFIAYLQQPQNQLMLVRQTGYLPVTRQVAAQIMDDASGYPPSVVAGIHSLDTAARQCGVGPRLGFFPQLRLAWTEQVQTALAGEQDMRQALARARQRGDGLLQRFRRTYAAPVSP; this is encoded by the coding sequence GTGAAGACCCTGCGCATCCCCTGCCGACCGTGGCATCGCTCCTCACTGCTCGTACTGGCACTGGGGCTGTGCCTGCTGCTGGTCATGCCACGGGCACCAGCCGCCAACTTCGAATTCTGGAGCAGCCACGCCGGCGCCACGGCCGCTGCGGTGCGCCAGCTCTGCGCCGGCTTCAATGCGGCCCAGCACCAGCATCACGTGCGTTGCGTCATCCCCGGCACCTACGAGCAGACCATGCAAAAGACCATCGCCGCCTATCGCGCCGGGCAGCAACCGGCGCTGGTGGAAATCTATGACGTGGGCACGCTGGACATGATGTTGAGCGGCGCCATCGTCCCGGTGCACCAGTTGATGGCCGAGCATGGCCAGGTGGTGGACTGGCAGGACTACCTGCCGGCCATCCGCAGCTACTACACCGATGCCCAGGGCCAGTTCGACTCCTTGCCCTTCAATGTCTCCACCGCCGTGCTCTATCTCAACACCGACCGGCTACGCCGCGCGGGCATCAGCACGTTGCCGGCCACCTGGGGCGAACTGGAACAAGCCGCCCGCCAGCTGCGCGCAGCCGGCCAGGCCTGTCCGCTGGTGAGCGACTTCAATCCCTGGATCATGCTGGAACAGGTCAGCACCATCGAAGGCGCGCCCATCGCCGACCAGGACAATGGTCACCTGGGCTTGTCCCGCCATTACCTGTTCGATCAGGGCCTGCACCTGCGCTTCATGCAAGAAGTCTTGCGCTGGTACCGCCAGCATCTGCTGGTGCAAGGCGCAGCCACCCGCGCCGGAGGTCATACGCTAGCCTTCACCACCGGTGAATGCGCCATGCTGCTGGACTCCAGCAGTGCCTGGGATGCCGTGGCCAAGAGCGGGCTGAAGAACGTCGCGGTACGGCCGCTGCCGATCCATGCCGACAGCACGCGCCACAACAGCGTACCGGGCGGGGCCTCGTTATGGGTGATGAAAGGCTTCAGCCGCGAGGTCTATGCGGCGGTGGCCGCGTTCATCGCCTACCTGCAGCAACCGCAGAACCAGCTCATGCTGGTGCGCCAGACCGGCTACCTGCCGGTGACGCGCCAGGTAGCAGCACAGATCATGGATGACGCCAGCGGCTATCCGCCCTCGGTCGTGGCCGGCATCCATTCGCTCGATACCGCGGCCAGGCAATGCGGCGTCGGCCCGCGCCTGGGATTTTTCCCGCAACTGCGGCTGGCCTGGACCGAACAGGTGCAGACCGCCCTGGCCGGCGAACAGGACATGCGCCAGGCCCTGGCCCGTGCACGACAGCGCGGTGATGGTCTGCTGCAGCGTTTTCGCCGCACCTATGCCGCACCGGTCTCCCCCTGA
- a CDS encoding carbohydrate ABC transporter permease, translating to MNQRPAFPDRWFPLLLATPQMLIVFLFFLWPAIKAIAWSLYLVRPFGNGSVFVGLDNYLRILSDDAFYGSLRATLVFTAGSTLLAVGMALALAACLELDVRCKRLLRSIFIWPYAVAGVVIGIVLKVLINPVTGALAFLNHTWPGLWAPHLYGEQAMLVLILAFAWTQVPLNFILFSAALQRIPVDLLGAAAIDGAGPWRRFADIQLPMIAPALLLACVINVIEAFTHGFGLVDALTQGGPGRSTAILAYQIYSDGFIGLDLSGSSALSVILMLFIVALTLLQLRFFRQGGW from the coding sequence ATGAACCAACGTCCCGCCTTCCCTGATCGCTGGTTTCCGCTACTGCTGGCCACGCCACAGATGCTGATCGTGTTCCTGTTCTTCCTGTGGCCGGCCATCAAGGCCATTGCCTGGTCGCTGTACCTGGTGCGCCCGTTCGGCAATGGCTCGGTGTTCGTGGGACTGGACAATTACCTGCGCATCCTCAGCGACGACGCCTTCTATGGTTCGCTGCGCGCCACCCTGGTGTTTACTGCCGGCAGCACGCTGCTGGCCGTGGGCATGGCCCTGGCGCTGGCAGCCTGCCTGGAACTGGACGTGCGCTGCAAACGGCTCTTGCGCAGCATCTTCATCTGGCCCTACGCGGTGGCCGGGGTGGTGATCGGCATCGTGCTCAAGGTGCTCATCAATCCGGTCACCGGCGCCCTGGCCTTTCTCAACCATACCTGGCCGGGCCTGTGGGCACCCCATCTCTATGGCGAACAAGCCATGCTGGTACTGATCCTGGCCTTCGCCTGGACCCAGGTGCCGCTGAACTTCATCCTTTTTTCGGCGGCCCTGCAGCGCATCCCGGTCGATCTGCTGGGGGCGGCCGCCATCGATGGTGCCGGGCCCTGGCGGCGCTTTGCCGACATCCAGTTGCCCATGATCGCCCCGGCCCTGCTGCTGGCCTGCGTGATCAACGTGATCGAAGCCTTCACCCACGGTTTCGGCCTGGTTGATGCGCTGACCCAGGGTGGTCCCGGCCGCAGCACCGCGATCCTGGCCTACCAGATCTATTCGGATGGTTTCATCGGGCTGGACCTGTCGGGCTCCTCGGCCCTGTCGGTGATCCTGATGCTGTTCATCGTGGCGCTGACGCTGTTGCAGCTACGCTTTTTCCGCCAAGGAGGATGGTGA